A section of the Amycolatopsis sp. AA4 genome encodes:
- a CDS encoding PE-PPE domain-containing protein — translation MGKKASRIALIGAVVATLGARFASAAPAHADDAHYYILIGGTCDGKATVYRPEWLQGGIARVVDYPAGAAGAPNCDQTPMDQSVAIGHDRGRQVVQDAYRENPDAEFTVVGYSQGAIVANLVLDDIADDQLGVDKAKFSAKLFADPMQPPGPAGTGISATLPPGAGLPSPFGGYVSFGAGRPDFAGVRSIRYCIQTDGICDFDPIQAAGGYFAQHWCYQWPRPTDQRSIMGDTIADGVYTNTSVRLGKQDCWGGPVRP, via the coding sequence ATGGGGAAGAAAGCCAGCAGGATCGCGCTGATCGGCGCGGTCGTCGCCACGCTCGGCGCGCGATTCGCCAGCGCGGCACCGGCCCACGCCGACGACGCGCACTACTACATCCTGATCGGCGGCACCTGCGACGGGAAGGCAACCGTTTACCGTCCGGAGTGGCTGCAAGGCGGCATCGCGCGGGTCGTGGACTATCCCGCCGGAGCCGCCGGCGCGCCCAACTGCGACCAGACCCCGATGGACCAGAGCGTCGCGATCGGGCACGACCGGGGCCGCCAGGTCGTCCAGGACGCCTACCGCGAGAACCCGGACGCGGAGTTCACCGTCGTCGGCTACTCCCAGGGTGCGATCGTGGCGAACCTGGTGCTCGACGACATCGCCGACGACCAGCTCGGCGTCGACAAGGCGAAGTTCAGCGCGAAGCTGTTCGCCGACCCGATGCAGCCGCCCGGCCCGGCCGGGACCGGGATCAGCGCGACGCTCCCGCCGGGCGCCGGGCTGCCGTCGCCGTTCGGCGGGTACGTCTCGTTCGGCGCGGGCCGCCCGGACTTCGCCGGCGTCCGGTCCATTCGCTACTGCATCCAGACCGACGGCATCTGCGATTTCGACCCGATCCAGGCGGCCGGCGGCTACTTCGCCCAGCACTGGTGCTACCAGTGGCCGCGCCCGACCGACCAGCGGTCGATCATGGGCGACACCATCGCCGACGGCGTGTACACCAACACGTCCGTGCGGCTGGGCAAACAGGACTGCTGGGGCGGCCCGGTGCGTCCCTGA
- a CDS encoding fumarylacetoacetate hydrolase family protein, which translates to MRIGSLLVDGVPRYGVVEGARIDLLPETADVFQALAAGEAASAGESVWDETASIEVPVPVASIRDFITFEQHTAGSLRAITGSGEVPDAWYEAPAFYFTNPHAAIGSGAPVPMPPGCEVLDFELEVAAVIGKAGFNLSPAEAADHIAGFTVLNDWSARDLQSREMRVGLGPAKGKDTATTLGPVLVTPDELAGRERGGRYDLGMEVFVNDIRVGGDTLANMAWTFAELISYASRGTWVRPGDVLGSGTCGGGCLAELWGWRGDRQPPPLRVGDTVRVTVEGIGTIRNTVVAGPPLHDLPPARRTRRGRSPA; encoded by the coding sequence GTGAGAATCGGGTCCTTGCTCGTCGACGGCGTGCCGCGCTACGGCGTCGTCGAGGGCGCTCGCATCGATCTGCTTCCCGAGACCGCGGACGTCTTCCAGGCGCTCGCCGCCGGGGAGGCCGCATCGGCGGGCGAATCGGTGTGGGACGAAACCGCGTCGATCGAAGTCCCGGTGCCGGTCGCCAGCATCCGCGACTTCATCACCTTCGAACAGCACACGGCGGGCTCGCTCCGCGCGATCACCGGAAGCGGCGAAGTCCCGGACGCCTGGTACGAAGCCCCCGCCTTCTACTTCACCAACCCGCACGCGGCGATCGGCTCGGGCGCCCCGGTCCCGATGCCGCCCGGGTGCGAGGTGCTGGACTTCGAACTCGAAGTCGCGGCCGTGATCGGCAAAGCGGGCTTCAACCTGTCCCCGGCCGAGGCGGCGGACCACATCGCCGGGTTCACCGTCCTCAACGACTGGTCGGCCCGCGACCTGCAGAGCCGCGAAATGCGCGTCGGACTCGGACCTGCCAAGGGCAAGGACACCGCCACCACCCTCGGCCCGGTGCTGGTCACCCCGGACGAACTGGCCGGCCGCGAGCGCGGCGGCCGCTACGACCTCGGCATGGAGGTCTTCGTCAACGACATCCGAGTCGGCGGCGACACGCTCGCGAACATGGCCTGGACCTTCGCCGAGCTGATCTCCTACGCCAGCCGCGGCACCTGGGTCCGGCCCGGCGACGTGCTCGGCTCCGGAACCTGCGGCGGCGGCTGTCTCGCCGAACTCTGGGGATGGCGCGGCGACCGGCAACCGCCGCCGCTGCGCGTCGGGGACACCGTCCGCGTGACCGTGGAAGGGATCGGCACGATCCGCAACACCGTGGTCGCCGGACCGCCCCTGCACGACCTTCCCCCTGCCCGCCGGACCCGCCGGGGGAGAAGCCCGGCCTGA
- a CDS encoding cyclase family protein yields MRQLVDISVPLRDGIASDPPGHRPSITYVDHRESVPDLLRFFPGATAADLPDGEGWAIERIEATTHTGTHLDAPYHYASTMDGGRRAMTIDEVPLHWCFQAGVKLDFRHLPDGHVVTPADLDAELDRIGHRLRPLDIVVVNTRAGTRYGQDDYVGSGCGIGRAATLHLLEQGVRVTGTDAWSWDAPFVFTAERYARDGDASIIWEGHRAGREIGYCHLEKLHNLESLPATGFQIACFPVKIHAASAGWTRAVAIFDEEAA; encoded by the coding sequence ATGCGACAGCTCGTGGACATTTCGGTCCCGCTGCGGGACGGGATCGCCTCCGACCCGCCGGGCCACCGGCCTTCGATCACCTACGTCGACCACCGGGAGTCAGTCCCGGACCTGCTCCGCTTCTTCCCGGGCGCGACGGCCGCGGACCTGCCCGACGGCGAAGGCTGGGCGATCGAGCGGATCGAGGCCACCACGCACACCGGCACGCATCTCGACGCCCCGTACCACTACGCGTCCACAATGGACGGCGGCCGCCGGGCCATGACGATCGACGAGGTTCCGCTGCACTGGTGCTTCCAGGCGGGAGTGAAGCTGGACTTCCGCCACCTGCCCGACGGCCACGTCGTCACCCCGGCCGACCTCGACGCCGAACTCGACCGGATCGGCCACCGGCTGCGCCCGCTCGACATCGTGGTGGTCAACACCCGGGCCGGCACCCGCTACGGCCAGGACGACTACGTCGGCTCCGGCTGCGGAATCGGCCGCGCCGCCACCCTGCACCTGCTCGAACAAGGAGTGCGGGTGACCGGAACCGACGCCTGGAGCTGGGACGCCCCGTTCGTGTTCACCGCCGAGCGCTACGCGCGCGACGGCGACGCCTCGATCATCTGGGAGGGCCACCGCGCCGGTCGCGAGATCGGCTACTGCCATCTCGAGAAACTGCACAACCTGGAGAGCCTCCCGGCCACCGGCTTTCAGATCGCCTGTTTCCCGGTGAAGATCCACGCGGCCTCGGCCGGATGGACCCGCGCGGTCGCGATCTTCGACGAGGAGGCAGCGTGA
- a CDS encoding CocE/NonD family hydrolase — translation MRIERDIEVPTRTGSPILADVFLPDDPGAFPVLASISPYGKDVHWPERYPLYDLVPHHEHMVWETPDPEWWTARGYAVLRADTRGTGKSPGRMDLMSPGDSEDFYDVVEWAAEQPWSNGKVASSGISWLAIMGWRVAELQPPHLAAIVAWEGATDFYRDFIYQGGLYAHGFVEFWWNRQITPQRNGDEGDDWREVLPRRPVLDDFHQARIVDLDRVTVPVLSAGNWGALHVHLRGNIEGWTRAASKDKWLVVHTGTHIDPYYAEWALDLQLRFLDRFLKDQPDRMDGVAPVRLAIRHGREVEWRDTTDFPLPQTQWRELHLGDGVLDWDPPADAATVAYPASFETAPVSEPLELTGPLALRLWLSADQDDLDVFARVQHIGADGEPIPAVGPQGGPVPMTMGWLKASHRETDPERSLPYRPWHPHTREIPLVPGEPTLLEVEIWPTSITLAPGERLRLELVTGDSDLGFMTHDHPGLRRPAEKAVIHVGGDHASHLLVPVIPR, via the coding sequence ATGCGCATCGAACGGGACATCGAGGTCCCCACCCGCACCGGTTCGCCGATCCTGGCCGACGTGTTCCTTCCCGACGACCCCGGCGCGTTCCCCGTGCTGGCGTCGATCAGCCCGTACGGCAAGGACGTGCACTGGCCGGAGCGCTATCCGCTCTACGACCTGGTGCCGCACCACGAGCACATGGTCTGGGAGACCCCGGATCCCGAGTGGTGGACGGCCCGCGGCTACGCGGTGCTGCGCGCCGACACCCGCGGCACCGGCAAATCGCCCGGCCGGATGGACCTGATGAGCCCGGGCGATTCCGAGGACTTCTACGACGTCGTGGAATGGGCGGCCGAGCAGCCGTGGTCCAACGGGAAGGTCGCCTCCAGCGGCATCTCGTGGCTCGCGATCATGGGCTGGCGGGTGGCGGAGCTCCAGCCGCCGCACCTGGCCGCGATCGTGGCCTGGGAAGGCGCGACCGATTTCTACCGCGACTTCATCTACCAGGGCGGCCTGTACGCCCACGGGTTCGTCGAGTTCTGGTGGAACCGCCAGATCACCCCGCAGCGCAACGGCGACGAGGGCGACGACTGGCGCGAGGTGCTCCCGCGGCGTCCCGTCCTCGACGACTTCCACCAGGCCCGCATCGTCGATCTCGACCGGGTGACCGTGCCGGTGCTGTCGGCGGGCAACTGGGGCGCCCTGCATGTGCACCTGCGCGGCAACATCGAAGGCTGGACCCGCGCCGCGTCCAAGGACAAGTGGCTCGTGGTGCACACCGGCACCCACATCGACCCCTACTACGCCGAGTGGGCGCTGGATCTGCAACTGCGCTTCCTCGACCGCTTCCTCAAAGACCAGCCCGACCGCATGGACGGCGTGGCCCCGGTGCGACTGGCGATCCGGCACGGGCGCGAGGTCGAGTGGCGGGACACCACGGACTTTCCGCTCCCGCAGACGCAATGGCGCGAGCTGCACCTCGGCGACGGCGTCCTCGACTGGGACCCGCCCGCCGACGCCGCGACAGTTGCTTACCCCGCGAGCTTCGAGACCGCCCCGGTGTCCGAGCCGCTCGAGCTGACCGGCCCGCTCGCGCTGCGGCTGTGGCTCAGCGCCGACCAGGACGACCTCGACGTCTTCGCCCGAGTGCAGCACATCGGCGCCGACGGCGAGCCGATCCCGGCGGTCGGCCCCCAGGGCGGCCCGGTCCCGATGACCATGGGCTGGCTCAAGGCTTCCCACCGCGAGACCGACCCTGAGCGGTCGCTGCCGTACCGGCCGTGGCACCCCCACACGCGCGAAATCCCGCTCGTGCCCGGCGAGCCGACCCTGCTCGAGGTCGAGATCTGGCCCACCAGCATCACCCTCGCGCCGGGCGAGCGCCTGCGCCTCGAACTGGTCACCGGGGACAGCGACCTCGGCTTCATGACCCACGACCATCCCGGCCTCCGCCGCCCGGCCGAGAAGGCCGTCATCCACGTCGGCGGCGACCACGCCTCCCACCTGCTCGTGCCCGTCATCCCGCGATGA
- a CDS encoding TetR-like C-terminal domain-containing protein yields MSDAEVRRRPGGRAARVRAAVLHATNDLLLDQGLTGLKVSEVAQRAQVNETTIFRRWGTRENLVIDALLADAAEQLPVPDTGTLREDLLVYATALAEYLASPAGNALDRTLASAGDDPATQELRDKYWEARYAQSGQIAERAIQRGELPEGTEPRFVLEMLVAPLHFRIVLTREPLDADLPARIVDTLLGGLGTGSQLS; encoded by the coding sequence GTGAGCGATGCGGAAGTCCGGCGACGGCCCGGCGGACGGGCGGCCCGGGTGCGCGCCGCGGTCCTCCACGCGACCAACGACCTCCTGCTGGACCAGGGCCTGACCGGCCTGAAGGTGTCCGAGGTGGCGCAGCGCGCGCAGGTGAACGAGACGACGATCTTCCGCCGGTGGGGCACCCGCGAGAACCTCGTCATCGACGCCCTGCTCGCCGACGCCGCCGAACAGCTTCCGGTGCCCGACACCGGGACGCTGCGGGAGGACCTGCTCGTCTACGCCACCGCGCTCGCCGAATACCTGGCCTCGCCCGCGGGCAACGCGCTCGACCGAACCCTGGCCTCGGCAGGCGACGACCCGGCCACGCAAGAGCTGCGCGACAAGTACTGGGAAGCCCGCTACGCCCAGTCCGGCCAGATCGCCGAGCGGGCGATCCAGCGCGGAGAACTGCCCGAGGGCACCGAACCCCGTTTCGTGCTCGAGATGCTCGTCGCGCCGCTGCACTTCAGGATCGTGCTCACCCGCGAACCGCTCGATGCGGACCTGCCTGCCCGCATCGTCGACACGCTCCTCGGCGGACTCGGAACGGGGTCGCAGCTGTCCTGA
- a CDS encoding SWIM zinc finger family protein, whose product MTDRVRGFPAFPARTGRGPFARTWWGRAWLQAMEDTALDLRQLKKGRRYAAAGLVGPITVSPGLITATTEDADDGPYRTGVHLAELSATDWELLLDRAADHSGHLAALLDRHLPPELAEVVPLLPGIGDLDPDCDCPGWELPCRHAAALSFQVAWLLDADPFLLLLARGRTEQEILDELGRRTATRVTRGVLAADAYAREVPPLPDLAEFTPRVR is encoded by the coding sequence ATGACCGACCGGGTCCGGGGATTCCCCGCGTTTCCCGCCCGCACCGGCCGCGGTCCGTTCGCCCGCACCTGGTGGGGCCGCGCGTGGCTGCAGGCGATGGAGGACACGGCGCTCGACCTGCGGCAGCTGAAGAAAGGCCGGCGCTACGCGGCGGCGGGACTGGTCGGCCCGATCACGGTCAGCCCCGGACTGATCACCGCGACCACCGAGGACGCCGACGACGGCCCGTACCGCACCGGCGTGCACCTGGCCGAGCTGTCGGCAACGGACTGGGAGCTGCTCCTCGACCGCGCCGCCGACCACTCCGGGCACCTCGCCGCGCTCCTGGACCGGCATCTGCCGCCGGAGCTGGCCGAGGTCGTGCCCTTGCTGCCCGGCATCGGCGACCTCGACCCGGACTGCGACTGCCCGGGCTGGGAACTGCCGTGCCGGCACGCCGCCGCGCTGTCGTTCCAGGTCGCGTGGCTGCTCGACGCCGACCCGTTCCTGCTGCTGCTCGCCCGCGGCCGGACCGAGCAGGAAATCCTCGACGAACTCGGCCGCCGCACCGCCACGCGGGTCACCAGGGGAGTGCTCGCCGCGGACGCGTACGCCAGGGAGGTGCCGCCGCTGCCGGATCTCGCGGAGTTCACGCCCCGCGTCCGCTGA
- a CDS encoding DEAD/DEAH box helicase: MFWRPDGAAPDGPGAPGTVEVVLPDGVRTVPALRLPTADAVPVLRAQAAPADPSARFWALAAEAAERLASAGWTGPLDPAEEAWLRRLADAMPPRAHATPVPSDPARLPEPYPLLMRFLGDVAGVEPALRVSLRIESDDLAGGRFRAVVQVHGGTEPLVDAEELWRTGSQEARHEVLLALRHGAEVWPALAPLLSAAVPSSVALGDREIAELLAGALDAAELAVHWPAELTGLAARAVVRPGDTPSDARSFFGGDRVLQFDWQLALGDSELSVAELDALAEAQRPVVRLRDRWVLLDRKTADRARDRTLKPLTAIEALGVALTGRAEVDGDQVEVRTDGWLEELRERLSADPVPVPQPEGLAATLRDYQLRGLQWLDTVTGLGLGGCLADDMGLGKTVTLIALHLHRGAGPTLVVCPASLLGTWETEIRRFAPGTPVRRFHGAARSLDGLAGGFVLTTYGTLRTDPAPLAEVSWDLLVADEAQHVKNHRSDTAKALRLLPSAAKVALTGTPVENTLTELWAILDWTTPGLLGPLADFRRRWGKPVESGVDPAVAEQLSRLLRPFLLRRRKSDPGIAPELPAKTETDRPVSLTAEQAALYEATVRELMADIAASDGMARRGRVVKLLAALKQICNHPAQFLGEPADSTLAGRSGKLELLDELLDTILAEDGAVLVFTQYVVMARLLERHLAARGVPSRLLHGGTPVARREELVCGFQNGDVPVFLLSLKAAGTGLTLTRADHVVHYDRWWNPAVEDQATDRAYRIGQTRPVQVHRLVAEGTVEDRIAAMLREKRALADAVLASGEAALTELTDAELAELVTLRRQR, from the coding sequence GTGTTCTGGAGACCGGACGGCGCGGCGCCGGACGGTCCCGGGGCGCCCGGCACGGTCGAGGTCGTGCTGCCGGACGGCGTGCGCACGGTGCCCGCGCTGCGGTTGCCGACCGCGGACGCGGTGCCGGTGCTGCGCGCGCAGGCAGCTCCGGCGGATCCGTCGGCACGGTTTTGGGCGCTGGCGGCCGAAGCCGCGGAACGGCTCGCCTCGGCCGGGTGGACCGGACCGCTCGACCCGGCCGAGGAAGCCTGGCTGCGCAGGCTCGCCGACGCGATGCCGCCGCGCGCCCACGCGACGCCGGTCCCGAGCGATCCGGCGCGGTTGCCGGAGCCGTATCCGCTGCTGATGCGCTTCCTCGGCGACGTCGCCGGGGTGGAGCCCGCGCTGCGGGTGTCGCTGCGGATCGAGTCCGACGACCTGGCGGGGGGCCGGTTCCGCGCGGTCGTCCAGGTGCACGGCGGGACCGAGCCGTTGGTCGACGCGGAAGAGCTGTGGCGCACCGGGAGCCAGGAGGCGCGGCACGAGGTCCTGCTGGCGCTGCGGCACGGAGCCGAGGTGTGGCCCGCGCTGGCGCCGCTGCTGTCGGCGGCGGTTCCGTCGTCGGTCGCGTTGGGCGACCGCGAGATCGCCGAACTGCTCGCGGGCGCGCTCGACGCGGCGGAGCTGGCGGTGCATTGGCCCGCGGAGCTGACCGGGCTGGCCGCGCGAGCGGTGGTCCGGCCGGGCGACACGCCCTCCGACGCGCGGTCGTTCTTCGGCGGAGACCGCGTGCTGCAGTTCGATTGGCAGCTCGCGCTCGGCGACAGCGAGCTGAGCGTCGCGGAACTCGACGCGCTCGCCGAGGCCCAGCGTCCGGTCGTCCGGCTCCGGGACCGGTGGGTGCTGCTGGACCGCAAGACGGCCGACCGCGCGCGGGATCGCACGCTCAAACCGCTGACCGCGATCGAAGCCCTCGGGGTCGCGCTGACCGGCCGCGCCGAGGTCGACGGCGACCAGGTGGAGGTCCGCACCGACGGGTGGCTGGAGGAACTGCGCGAGCGGCTGTCGGCCGATCCCGTGCCGGTGCCGCAGCCGGAGGGGCTGGCCGCGACCCTGCGCGACTACCAGCTGCGCGGACTGCAATGGCTCGACACCGTCACCGGGCTCGGCCTCGGCGGCTGCCTCGCCGACGACATGGGGCTCGGCAAAACCGTCACGCTCATCGCGCTGCACCTGCACCGCGGCGCCGGCCCGACGCTGGTCGTGTGCCCGGCTTCGCTGCTGGGCACGTGGGAAACGGAGATCCGCCGGTTCGCCCCGGGGACGCCGGTGCGCCGGTTCCACGGCGCCGCGCGGTCGCTGGACGGTCTCGCCGGCGGTTTCGTCCTGACCACCTACGGCACGCTGCGCACCGATCCCGCGCCGCTGGCCGAGGTGAGCTGGGACCTGCTGGTCGCCGACGAGGCGCAGCACGTGAAGAACCACCGCTCCGACACGGCGAAAGCGTTGCGGCTGCTGCCTTCCGCGGCGAAGGTCGCGCTCACCGGCACGCCGGTGGAGAACACGCTGACCGAACTGTGGGCGATCCTCGACTGGACCACGCCCGGCCTGCTCGGCCCGCTCGCCGACTTCCGCCGCCGCTGGGGGAAGCCGGTCGAATCCGGGGTCGACCCGGCGGTCGCCGAGCAGCTGTCCCGGCTGCTGCGGCCGTTCCTGTTGCGCCGCCGCAAATCCGACCCGGGCATCGCACCCGAGCTGCCCGCCAAAACCGAGACCGACCGGCCGGTGTCGCTCACCGCCGAACAGGCCGCGCTGTACGAGGCGACCGTCCGCGAGCTGATGGCGGACATCGCGGCGAGCGACGGCATGGCGCGGCGCGGACGCGTGGTCAAACTGCTCGCCGCGCTCAAACAGATCTGCAACCACCCGGCGCAATTCCTCGGCGAGCCCGCGGACAGCACGCTCGCCGGCCGGTCCGGCAAGCTGGAGCTGCTCGACGAACTGCTCGACACGATCCTCGCCGAGGACGGCGCGGTGCTGGTGTTCACGCAGTACGTGGTGATGGCGCGGCTGCTCGAACGGCACCTCGCCGCGCGCGGCGTCCCGTCGCGGCTCCTGCACGGCGGCACCCCGGTCGCCCGCCGCGAGGAGCTGGTCTGCGGCTTCCAGAACGGCGACGTGCCGGTGTTCCTGTTGTCGCTCAAGGCCGCGGGCACCGGGCTCACCCTCACGCGCGCGGATCACGTCGTGCACTACGACCGGTGGTGGAACCCGGCGGTCGAGGACCAGGCGACCGACCGCGCGTACCGGATCGGCCAGACCCGGCCGGTGCAGGTCCACCGGCTGGTCGCGGAAGGCACGGTCGAGGACCGGATCGCCGCGATGCTGCGGGAGAAACGCGCGCTCGCCGACGCGGTGCTCGCCTCGGGCGAGGCCGCGCTCACCGAACTCACCGACGCCGAACTGGCCGAGCTCGTCACCCTCCGGAGGCAGCGATGA
- a CDS encoding TetR/AcrR family transcriptional regulator has protein sequence MDTEEPGDPRRTIELLWGVSGPPRRGPKPKLSVEDVVSAGMRVADADGLDAVTMRRIADELGVATMSLYTYVPGREELLELMLDRAHGELPGELPEGWRAGLAAVAEDLWRLYHRHPWLLEIRVGRPTLGPHSFAKYERELAAMDGLDLDDVQLDAIVSLLNGLVAGAARGSVDATRAARRTGMTDVDWWNRSAPVLAEIPAADPVHFPRASRVGTTAGQAYGGSSDPEHHFRFGLERILDGIGRLAGA, from the coding sequence ATGGACACCGAGGAACCGGGCGATCCGCGGCGGACCATCGAGCTGCTCTGGGGCGTGTCCGGTCCCCCGCGCCGCGGCCCGAAGCCGAAGCTGTCGGTCGAGGACGTGGTGTCCGCCGGGATGCGAGTCGCGGACGCGGACGGGCTGGACGCGGTCACCATGCGCCGGATCGCCGACGAACTCGGCGTCGCCACGATGTCGCTCTACACCTACGTGCCCGGCCGCGAGGAGCTGCTGGAGCTGATGCTCGACCGCGCGCACGGCGAACTCCCCGGCGAGCTGCCGGAGGGCTGGCGGGCCGGGCTCGCCGCGGTCGCCGAGGACCTGTGGCGGCTCTACCACCGGCATCCGTGGCTGCTGGAGATCCGCGTCGGCCGCCCGACGCTGGGCCCGCACTCCTTCGCCAAATACGAGCGCGAGCTGGCCGCGATGGACGGACTCGACCTCGACGACGTCCAGCTCGACGCGATCGTCAGCCTGCTCAACGGCCTGGTCGCCGGCGCGGCGCGCGGTTCGGTGGACGCGACCCGCGCCGCGCGGCGCACCGGGATGACCGACGTCGACTGGTGGAACCGCTCCGCACCGGTGCTGGCCGAGATCCCGGCGGCGGATCCGGTGCACTTCCCGCGCGCGAGCCGGGTCGGCACCACGGCGGGACAGGCCTACGGCGGCTCCTCCGATCCCGAGCACCACTTCCGGTTCGGGCTCGAACGCATCCTCGACGGGATCGGCCGGCTCGCCGGAGCCTGA